The following proteins are encoded in a genomic region of Arcobacter suis CECT 7833:
- the sppA gene encoding signal peptide peptidase SppA produces MFNFFKMIFSPITAILDFITKYFKTIVFLTIMYFIIVPADENLVDNNIHANLQKIELTGPIMDVSKTLEDIQKAKEDKNIKGILFVVNSPGGAVAQSVELAYAIKELKEIKPVVVYASGVIASGSYYASIWANKIIANPGSMVGSIGVIMQGVNAEELMQKIGVSTQTVKAGKYKESGTPTRKWFDYEEKQLQSVIDDTYNMFVADVANARNLDVKNHTVFADAKIFTSKQAKEVGLVDEVATLSYAQDSLISLSKVENPIWKKEDKFEKFMNKLISEAVSNISMNFVSGLKAY; encoded by the coding sequence TTGTTTAATTTTTTTAAAATGATTTTTTCACCAATAACAGCTATTTTGGATTTTATTACTAAATATTTTAAAACAATAGTTTTTTTAACAATAATGTATTTTATAATTGTTCCAGCTGATGAAAATTTGGTTGATAATAATATTCATGCAAATCTGCAAAAAATAGAATTAACAGGTCCAATAATGGATGTTTCAAAAACATTAGAAGATATTCAAAAAGCAAAAGAAGATAAAAATATAAAAGGTATTTTATTTGTTGTAAATTCTCCTGGTGGCGCAGTTGCTCAATCTGTTGAATTAGCTTATGCAATAAAAGAACTTAAAGAGATAAAACCAGTTGTTGTATATGCAAGTGGGGTAATTGCAAGTGGAAGTTATTATGCTTCTATTTGGGCAAATAAAATTATTGCAAATCCTGGAAGCATGGTAGGTTCAATTGGAGTTATTATGCAAGGTGTAAATGCTGAAGAACTTATGCAGAAAATTGGAGTTTCTACTCAAACTGTAAAAGCTGGAAAGTATAAAGAATCAGGAACACCAACAAGAAAATGGTTTGATTATGAAGAGAAACAACTGCAAAGCGTAATTGATGATACTTATAATATGTTTGTAGCAGATGTTGCAAATGCAAGAAATCTTGATGTTAAAAATCATACTGTATTTGCAGATGCAAAAATATTTACATCAAAACAAGCAAAAGAGGTTGGTTTAGTAGATGAGGTTGCAACTCTTTCTTATGCTCAAGATAGTTTAATTAGTTTATCAAAAGTAGAAAATCCAATTTGGAAAAAAGAAGATAAATTTGAGAAATTTATGAATAAATTAATTAGTGAAGCTGTGTCAAATATAAGTATGAATTTTGTAAGTGGATTAAAAGCTTATTGA
- the mqnF gene encoding aminofutalosine deaminase family hydrolase, producing the protein MKIISANWIVTCDENNSIIKNGAVVFDDKIIEIDTLINIEKKYPNIEILKLEDNSVLMPGLINSHIHLEFSSNTTTLKYGNFMSWLNSVIRSRDDLINKADKKLISTKLDRMKKTGTTTIGAISSYSFDMEPCVKSPINTVFFCEVIGSKGDMVDTLFADFKDRLKNAKKFKSKNFIPAIAIHSPYSVHPFLVRETLNLARVENLAVSSHFLESPEEFDWLHKDEGLFLDFFKNFLGQEKAVSKPMEFLNLFSNIKNLSFTHCVEASEADLEKIKSLGASINHCVMSNRVLNNSKLDLSKLEEIPFTIGTDGLSSNNSLSMFDELRNALMVHYDKNVIDFSKVLLKAATLNGARALGLNKGSLEKDLDSDMIAFTLPDEVEDMEDLPMQIILHTKFVDKTIIGGEFV; encoded by the coding sequence ATGAAAATAATAAGTGCAAATTGGATAGTAACTTGCGATGAAAACAACAGTATCATTAAAAATGGTGCGGTTGTTTTTGATGATAAAATAATAGAAATTGATACACTTATAAATATAGAAAAAAAATATCCAAATATTGAAATTTTAAAACTTGAAGATAACTCAGTTTTAATGCCAGGTCTTATAAATTCCCATATACATTTAGAATTTAGCTCAAACACAACAACTTTAAAATATGGTAATTTTATGTCATGGTTAAATTCTGTGATAAGAAGTCGGGATGATTTAATAAATAAAGCTGATAAAAAACTAATCTCTACAAAACTAGATAGAATGAAAAAAACAGGAACTACAACAATTGGAGCGATTTCATCTTACTCTTTTGATATGGAACCATGTGTAAAAAGTCCAATTAATACGGTGTTTTTCTGTGAAGTAATTGGTTCAAAAGGTGATATGGTTGATACTTTATTTGCAGATTTTAAAGATAGACTAAAAAATGCAAAAAAATTTAAATCAAAAAACTTTATACCAGCAATTGCAATTCATTCACCATATTCAGTTCATCCTTTTTTAGTAAGGGAAACTTTAAATCTTGCCCGTGTAGAGAATTTAGCAGTTAGTTCACATTTCCTTGAATCTCCTGAAGAGTTTGATTGGCTTCATAAAGATGAGGGTTTATTTTTGGATTTTTTCAAAAACTTTTTAGGACAAGAAAAAGCAGTTTCAAAGCCAATGGAGTTTTTGAATCTATTTTCAAATATAAAGAATTTATCTTTTACTCACTGTGTTGAAGCTAGTGAGGCTGATTTAGAAAAAATCAAATCATTGGGTGCAAGTATAAATCACTGTGTAATGTCAAATAGAGTTTTAAATAATAGTAAGTTAGATTTATCAAAATTAGAAGAGATTCCTTTTACAATAGGAACAGATGGACTTAGTTCAAATAACTCTTTATCAATGTTTGATGAATTACGAAATGCATTAATGGTTCATTATGATAAAAATGTGATTGATTTTTCAAAGGTTTTATTAAAAGCAGCAACACTAAATGGAGCTAGAGCTTTAGGATTAAATAAAGGAAGTCTTGAAAAAGATTTGGATTCAGATATGATAGCTTTTACTTTACCAGATGAAGTGGAGGATATGGAAGATTTACCTATGCAAATTATTTTGCATACAAAATTCGTAGATAAAACAATAATAGGAGGAGAGTTTGTTTAA
- the aroQ gene encoding type II 3-dehydroquinate dehydratase produces MKIAVIQGPNLNMLGIREQHIYGSMGLEQIHEQLKTAAEQNGVEIEFFQSNLEGEIVDRIQECLGTVDGIMINPAAYSHTSIAIKDALSAVSMPVVEVHISNIYKREEFRQKSITAGASTGVISGFGPFGYHMGLIALMQIISEVKAISQAQQKNA; encoded by the coding sequence ATGAAAATTGCCGTTATCCAAGGTCCAAACTTAAATATGTTGGGAATTAGAGAACAACACATTTATGGTTCAATGGGATTGGAACAAATTCATGAACAATTAAAAACAGCAGCTGAACAAAATGGGGTTGAAATTGAGTTTTTTCAATCAAATCTTGAGGGTGAAATTGTTGATAGAATTCAAGAGTGTTTAGGAACTGTTGATGGAATTATGATAAATCCAGCTGCGTATTCTCACACATCAATAGCTATAAAAGACGCTTTAAGTGCAGTTTCAATGCCAGTAGTTGAAGTTCATATTTCAAATATTTATAAAAGAGAAGAGTTTAGACAAAAATCAATAACTGCTGGTGCATCAACTGGTGTTATTTCAGGATTTGGACCTTTTGGTTATCACATGGGTTTAATTGCATTAATGCAAATAATTTCTGAAGTTAAAGCAATTTCTCAAGCTCAACAAAAAAACGCTTAA